From Streptomyces asiaticus, one genomic window encodes:
- a CDS encoding GNAT family N-acetyltransferase has translation MTTTLRPTAPERHTDGGGRARAYEVCVNGRPVGTVRLATDARLGPAAGRIERLHIDEAERHRGRGTVAALAAEEVLRGWGCTQLMVSVPASATTALGLTAALGYRERGRNMLKRLTDPPELPEGSAIRPLTEAEYPAWHDHERAGYVTDLLARGLTRQQAETKADTDYARLLPQGPDTPAALLRVLAHGGTDVGTIWIALREGEPDTAESGEAYVYAVEVTEEHRGHGHGRTLMLAAERASLAHGAHSLGLHVFGDNIPALRLYESLGYESIEYQLYKPLL, from the coding sequence GTGACCACCACTCTGCGGCCCACCGCGCCCGAACGGCACACCGACGGCGGCGGACGTGCCCGCGCGTACGAGGTGTGCGTCAACGGCCGCCCCGTCGGCACCGTACGCCTCGCCACCGACGCCCGCCTGGGCCCGGCGGCCGGGCGTATCGAGCGGCTCCACATCGACGAGGCCGAGCGGCACCGGGGCCGCGGCACGGTCGCCGCCCTCGCCGCCGAGGAGGTGCTGCGCGGCTGGGGCTGCACCCAGCTGATGGTGAGCGTCCCGGCGTCGGCCACGACCGCCCTCGGGCTCACGGCCGCGCTCGGCTATCGCGAGCGCGGCCGCAACATGCTCAAGCGCCTCACGGACCCGCCCGAGCTGCCCGAGGGCAGCGCGATACGCCCCCTCACGGAGGCCGAATACCCGGCGTGGCACGACCACGAGCGGGCCGGCTACGTAACCGATCTGCTGGCGCGCGGACTCACCCGGCAGCAGGCCGAGACCAAGGCGGACACCGACTACGCGAGGCTGCTGCCGCAGGGCCCGGACACCCCCGCGGCCCTGCTGCGCGTCCTCGCCCACGGCGGCACGGACGTGGGCACCATCTGGATCGCGCTGCGCGAGGGGGAGCCCGACACCGCCGAGAGCGGGGAGGCGTACGTCTACGCCGTCGAGGTCACCGAGGAGCACCGCGGCCACGGACACGGCCGCACCCTGATGCTGGCCGCCGAGCGCGCGAGCCTGGCGCACGGGGCGCACAGCCTGGGCCTGCACGTCTTCGGCGACAACATCCCTGCGCTGCGGCTGTACGAGTCGCTGGGCTACGAGTCGATCGAGTACCAGCTCTACAAGCCGCTGCTGTAA
- a CDS encoding aminotransferase class IV gives MKPAIWLDGSLCDPDSAMVSVFDHGLTVGDGVFETVKATEGRAFALTRHLRRLARSAAGLGLPEPDLDEVRRGCEEVLKAHPVPFGRLRITYTGGISPLGSDRGTAGPTVVVALVEAARRPDATAVVTVPWARNERGALTGLKTTSYGENVVALARAREQDATEALFGNTVGALCEGTGSNVFVVLDGQLHTPPLSSGCLAGITRALVLEWVGAKETDLPLDALYRAEEVFVTSTTRDVQAVHRVDSHTLPGAPGPVTAEALRIFVERAAADIDP, from the coding sequence ATGAAACCGGCCATCTGGCTCGATGGATCCCTCTGCGACCCGGACAGCGCCATGGTGTCCGTGTTCGACCATGGGCTCACGGTCGGCGACGGCGTCTTCGAGACCGTCAAGGCCACCGAGGGGCGGGCGTTCGCGCTCACCCGCCATCTGCGGCGGCTGGCCCGCTCGGCCGCGGGCCTGGGGCTCCCCGAGCCGGACCTGGACGAGGTGCGGCGGGGCTGCGAGGAGGTGCTCAAGGCCCACCCCGTGCCGTTCGGGCGGCTGAGGATCACCTACACCGGAGGGATCTCGCCACTCGGCTCCGACCGGGGCACGGCCGGGCCCACCGTGGTGGTCGCGCTGGTCGAGGCGGCCCGCAGGCCCGACGCCACGGCCGTGGTCACCGTCCCCTGGGCGCGCAACGAGCGCGGGGCGCTCACCGGCCTGAAGACCACCTCGTACGGCGAGAACGTGGTCGCGCTCGCCCGCGCCCGCGAGCAGGACGCCACCGAGGCGCTCTTCGGTAACACGGTCGGCGCGCTCTGCGAGGGCACCGGCTCCAATGTCTTCGTGGTCCTCGACGGCCAGCTGCACACCCCGCCGCTCTCCTCCGGCTGCCTCGCCGGGATCACCCGCGCCCTGGTGCTGGAGTGGGTGGGCGCGAAGGAGACCGATCTGCCGCTGGACGCGCTGTACCGGGCCGAGGAGGTCTTCGTGACCTCCACGACCCGCGACGTACAGGCCGTCCACCGGGTGGACAGCCACACCCTTCCCGGCGCCCCGGGGCCGGTCACCGCCGAGGCCCTGCGGATCTTCGTCGAGCGGGCGGCCGCCGACATCGACCCCTGA
- a CDS encoding chorismate-binding protein, whose translation MHDLPPLARFGGLLATDLRDVTSDPSALETQGFWAVVADFEGRLVCARFGEVRAEPVPPPAPGGWRGPGAGEWTSSLDRAAYTAGVRTVRRRIAAGEVYQANLCRVLSAPLPDPAGADVDALTALLALGNPAPYAGTVRLPSHGVEVATASPELFLRRTGRTVESGPIKGTGRVPEDLLEKDHAENVMIVDLVRNDLGRVCATGSVTVPALCAVEPHPGLVHLVSTVRGELAPGAGWPELLAAAFPPGSVTGAPKSSALRVIEELETAPRGPYCGGIGWVDADRGTGELAVGIRTFWIDRGPAGAVLRFGTGAGITWGSEPEREWDETELKAARLLAVASGVQQPTGRATR comes from the coding sequence GTGCACGACCTGCCCCCGCTCGCCCGCTTCGGCGGCCTCCTCGCCACCGATCTACGGGATGTCACCAGCGACCCGTCGGCCCTGGAAACCCAGGGTTTCTGGGCCGTTGTCGCGGACTTCGAGGGCCGTCTGGTCTGCGCTCGCTTCGGGGAGGTACGGGCCGAGCCGGTGCCGCCGCCCGCGCCCGGCGGCTGGCGTGGCCCCGGGGCGGGGGAGTGGACCTCGTCACTGGACCGGGCCGCCTACACCGCGGGGGTGCGCACCGTCCGGCGGCGGATCGCGGCCGGCGAGGTCTACCAGGCCAACCTCTGCCGGGTGCTGTCCGCGCCGCTGCCCGATCCGGCCGGGGCCGATGTGGACGCGCTGACCGCGCTGCTGGCCCTGGGCAACCCCGCCCCGTACGCGGGCACCGTAAGGCTGCCATCCCACGGGGTGGAGGTCGCCACCGCCTCGCCCGAACTTTTTCTGCGGCGCACGGGGCGCACCGTGGAGTCCGGCCCCATCAAGGGCACCGGCCGCGTCCCCGAGGACCTGCTGGAGAAGGACCACGCCGAGAACGTGATGATCGTGGATCTGGTCCGCAACGACCTGGGCCGGGTCTGCGCCACCGGCTCGGTGACCGTCCCGGCGCTGTGCGCGGTCGAACCGCACCCCGGCCTGGTCCACCTCGTCTCCACGGTGCGGGGCGAACTCGCCCCCGGCGCCGGCTGGCCGGAACTGCTCGCGGCCGCCTTCCCGCCCGGCTCGGTCACCGGCGCGCCCAAGTCCAGCGCGCTGCGCGTCATCGAGGAGCTGGAGACCGCGCCCCGGGGCCCGTACTGCGGCGGTATCGGCTGGGTCGACGCCGACCGCGGCACCGGTGAGCTGGCGGTCGGGATACGGACCTTCTGGATCGACCGCGGCCCGGCCGGGGCCGTGCTGCGGTTCGGCACCGGGGCGGGCATCACATGGGGCTCGGAGCCGGAACGCGAATGGGACGAAACGGAACTCAAGGCCGCCCGGCTGCTCGCGGTAGCGTCGGGTGTACAGCAGCCAACGGGAAGGGCGACGCGATGA
- a CDS encoding zf-TFIIB domain-containing protein, which yields MQCPKCHAPMHTYNRNGVQIEQCSGCRGIFLDYGELEALTRLESQWTQAAPPPPPGAPQAYPAAPAWGAPQHGHHGGHHGHHKRGFGHMLFSS from the coding sequence ATGCAGTGTCCCAAGTGCCATGCGCCGATGCACACGTACAACCGCAATGGCGTGCAGATAGAGCAGTGCAGCGGCTGCCGGGGGATCTTTCTGGACTACGGGGAGCTGGAGGCGCTGACTCGCCTTGAGTCGCAGTGGACGCAAGCGGCGCCGCCCCCACCGCCCGGTGCGCCGCAGGCCTACCCGGCCGCACCCGCGTGGGGCGCCCCGCAGCACGGGCACCACGGCGGCCACCACGGCCATCACAAGCGCGGCTTCGGGCACATGCTCTTCTCGTCCTGA